Proteins co-encoded in one Dama dama isolate Ldn47 chromosome 2, ASM3311817v1, whole genome shotgun sequence genomic window:
- the LOC133066736 gene encoding olfactory receptor 8B3-like, whose protein sequence is MYMVIVLGNLGLIMIIALNSHVHTPMYFFLFNFSFIDLFYSSVYAPNMLINFISKKNIISYMGCKTQLYSFSFFIITECYLLTSMAYDCYVAICKPLLYNVVMSPKVCSSLMLVSYLMAFSGVMVHTACMLRLAFCDTNNINHYFCDVFPLLKLSCTGSHISELVVFIVVGIDIIVPSPTILVSYDLILTDIFHISSIEGSSKTFSTCYPHIIAVFLFFGSCTFMYLKPSSTGPMDERSLFCLL, encoded by the coding sequence ATGTACATGGTCATTGTGCTGGGAAATTTGGGACTGATAATGATAATTGCACTGAATTCACACGTACACActcccatgtactttttcctctttaactTTTCCTTCATAGACCTCTTCTATTCTTctgtatatgcacccaacatgctGATTAACTTTATATCAAAGAAGAATATCATTTCTTATATGGGATGCAAGACTCAGCTCTACTCTTTCAGTTTTTTCATCATTACTGAATGCTATCTGCTGACATCAATGGCCTATGactgctatgtggccatctgtaaacCACTCTTGTATAATGTTGTCATGTCCCCTAAAGTGTGTTCCAGCCTTATGCTTGTTTCCTACTTGATGGCATTTTCTGGTGTCATGGTTCACACTGCATGCATGCTGAGACTGGCCTTCTGTGATACAAACAACATCAACCATTATTTCTGTGATGTCTTTCCTCTGCTCAAGCTCTCCTGCACAGGTAGCCACATCAGTGAGCTGGTAGTTTTCATTGTGGTGGGCATCGACATCATTGTGCCCAGTCCCACCATCTTAGTCTCTTATGATCTCATCCTCACTGACATCTTCCACATCAGCTCCATAGAAGGCAGCTCCAAAACCTTCAGTACCTGCTATCCCCACATCAttgctgtttttctcttctttggatCATGTACATTTATGTATCTCAAACCTTCATCTACTGGGCCTATGGATGAAAGAAGTCTCTTCTGTCTTTTATAG
- the LOC133066742 gene encoding olfactory receptor 8B8-like — protein MDVGNSSLVTEFILVGLTKHLEIQVPLFFLFLGIYIITVAGNLGLVTLIRLTSQLHTPMYYFLFNLSCIDLCYSSVITPKLLVNFVSKRNTISYAGCMTQLFFYCFFVNAECYVLTVMAYDRYVAICKPLLYKVTMSTQVCSLMAVIVYLGAFIAAWAHTGCMLRLTFCDANTINHYMCDILPLLELSCTSTHINELVVLIIVGFDVAVPGLTVIVSYVFILSSILRISSTEGRSKAFSTCSSHIIVVSVFFGSGAFMYLHPSSVLSMNQKKVSTIFYTILVPMLNPLIYSFRNKEVKVALKKTLSRNISF, from the coding sequence ATGGATGTTGGAAACAGCTCATTGGTCACTGAGTTTATTCTTGTGGGTTTAACTAAACATCTGGAGATCCAGGTGCCCCTGTTCTTCCTCTTCTTGGGAATTTACATCATCACCGTGGCAGGAAACCTGGGCTTAGTCACTCTAATTAGACTGACTTCTCAGCTCCACACTCCAATGTACTACTTCCTCTTTAATTTATCCTGTATTGATCTCTGTTACTCTTCTGTCATCACCCCCAAACTGTTGGTAAACTTTGTGTCAAAGAGGAACACAATCTCCTATGCAGGGTGCATGACTCAGCTGTTTTTCTACTGCTTCTTTGTCAATGCAGAGTGCTATGTACTGACAGTGATGGCCTATgatcgctatgtggccatctgcaagcccctGCTGTATAAGGTCACCATGTCCACTCAGGTCTGTTCTTTAATGGCTGTGATTGTGTATTTGGGAGCCTTTATTGCTGCCTGGGCCCACACAGGATGCATGTTGAGGTTGACCTTCTGTGATGCCAACACCATCAACCACTACATGTGTGACATCCTCCCCCTCCTGGAGCTCTCCTGCACCAGCACTCACATCAATGAACTGGTGGTTCTCATCATCGTTGGCTTTGATGTTGCTGTGCCTGGACTCACTGTCATTGTCTCATATGTTTTTATCCTCTCCAGTATCCTCCGCATCAGTTCCACAGAAGGAAGATCCAAAGCCTTCAGTACTTGTAGCTCACATATAATTGTTGTCTCTGTTTTCTTTGGATCAGGGGCATTCATGTATCTTCATCCTTCTTCAGTTTTGTCCATGAACCAGAAGAAAGTGTCCACCATATTCTATACTATTTTGGTGCCCATGCTTAATCCTCTGATCTACAGCTTCAGAAACAAGGAGGTTAAGGTCGCCCTGAAGAAAACCTTGAGTAGAAACATATCTTTCTAA